One window of Brevibacterium pigmentatum genomic DNA carries:
- a CDS encoding TlpA family protein disulfide reductase, whose product MNFGRHPLNRRALFTSALAAGTALALSACSENDELADQAGSDQGYVSGSGVVSRVPAEDRGEPLDLSFETLDGKTVSLADLRPTTVVINLWYAACPPCRKEAPDLKSVSEEFGDKAQFIGVNVRDQEAAANAFIQNYQVPYPNMLDSNGEMVSLLSGVLPPQATPSTVVLDAKGRAAARVVGEVDASTLKGLIEDVQSE is encoded by the coding sequence ATGAATTTCGGACGTCATCCCCTCAACCGCAGGGCCCTCTTCACCTCCGCGCTCGCCGCTGGAACAGCCCTGGCGCTCAGCGCCTGCAGCGAGAACGACGAGCTGGCCGATCAGGCGGGATCCGACCAGGGGTACGTCTCCGGTTCGGGAGTCGTCTCACGGGTGCCCGCCGAGGATCGCGGCGAACCTCTCGACCTGAGCTTCGAGACCCTCGACGGGAAGACGGTGTCGCTGGCGGATCTGCGTCCCACCACGGTCGTCATCAACCTCTGGTACGCGGCCTGCCCGCCGTGCCGGAAGGAAGCCCCCGACCTGAAGTCCGTGTCCGAGGAATTCGGGGACAAGGCCCAGTTCATCGGCGTCAACGTCCGCGACCAAGAGGCTGCGGCCAACGCGTTCATCCAGAACTACCAGGTGCCGTACCCGAATATGCTCGATTCGAACGGTGAGATGGTCTCCCTGCTCTCCGGCGTTCTGCCCCCGCAGGCCACCCCCTCGACGGTGGTCCTCGATGCGAAGGGCCGGGCCGCGGCAAGAGTGGTCGGAGAAGTCGACGCGTCGACGCTCAAGGGACTCATCGAGGACGTGCAGTCCGAGTGA
- the hemL gene encoding glutamate-1-semialdehyde 2,1-aminomutase, producing the protein MTTAETNGHTTDRSAALFTRAEAVIPGGVNSPVRAFKAVGGTPRFITEATGAWLRDADGNDYIDLIGSWGPMIMGHSRPEVVAAVQEAAVKGFSFGTPSTGEVELAEEIVRRVDPVDQVRLVSSGTEATMSAIRLARGYTGRSKVVKFAGCYHGHVDSLLAQAGSGLATFSLPDTPGVTGAQAQDTIVVDYNDAAGLEAVFAEHGEDIACVITEASPGNMGVVPPRDGFTNTIRRLTKAHGALMISDEVMTGFRVSTAGWYGYESETLGYPEGPADLFTFGKVMGGGFPAAAFGGRADIMAHLAPSGPVYQAGTLSGNPVATAAGLATLKLTTELDVYSHIGRAADILRPAVASALEAEGIAHVIQSANSMFSVFFTDAEVTNYDCARAQNVDRYTAFFNAMLDQGIHMPPSAFEAWFLSYAHTDEILDRIISALPAAAKAAAAVPEAGKAQS; encoded by the coding sequence ATGACGACAGCAGAGACGAACGGTCACACCACCGATCGGTCCGCCGCCCTCTTCACCCGCGCCGAGGCGGTCATCCCCGGCGGAGTGAACTCCCCGGTTCGCGCGTTCAAGGCCGTCGGCGGCACCCCCCGCTTCATCACCGAGGCGACCGGTGCGTGGCTGCGCGACGCCGACGGCAACGACTACATCGACCTCATCGGATCCTGGGGTCCGATGATCATGGGCCACTCCCGCCCCGAGGTCGTCGCCGCCGTTCAGGAAGCCGCCGTCAAGGGATTCTCCTTCGGCACCCCGTCGACCGGTGAGGTCGAACTCGCTGAGGAGATCGTGCGCCGCGTCGACCCCGTCGACCAGGTGCGCCTCGTGTCCTCGGGCACCGAGGCGACGATGTCGGCGATTCGCCTGGCCCGCGGCTACACGGGACGGTCCAAGGTCGTGAAGTTCGCCGGCTGCTACCACGGTCACGTCGACTCGCTGCTGGCCCAGGCCGGCTCGGGACTGGCCACGTTCTCCCTGCCCGACACCCCCGGAGTCACCGGAGCTCAGGCGCAGGACACGATCGTCGTCGACTACAACGACGCTGCCGGTCTCGAAGCCGTGTTCGCCGAACACGGTGAGGACATCGCCTGCGTCATCACCGAGGCCAGCCCCGGCAACATGGGTGTCGTGCCTCCCCGCGACGGCTTCACGAACACGATCCGCCGCCTGACCAAGGCGCACGGTGCGCTGATGATCAGCGACGAGGTGATGACCGGCTTCCGCGTCTCCACAGCCGGTTGGTACGGCTATGAGTCCGAGACCCTCGGCTACCCCGAGGGCCCGGCCGACCTGTTCACCTTCGGCAAGGTCATGGGCGGAGGCTTCCCGGCAGCGGCCTTCGGCGGTCGCGCCGACATCATGGCCCACCTCGCTCCCTCCGGTCCCGTCTACCAGGCAGGAACGCTCTCGGGCAATCCTGTGGCCACCGCGGCCGGACTGGCCACACTCAAGCTCACGACCGAACTCGATGTGTACTCGCATATCGGCCGTGCCGCAGACATCCTGCGCCCAGCCGTCGCCTCTGCGTTGGAGGCCGAAGGCATCGCTCACGTCATCCAGTCCGCGAACTCGATGTTCTCCGTGTTCTTCACCGACGCCGAGGTGACGAACTACGACTGTGCCCGGGCTCAGAATGTCGACCGGTACACCGCATTCTTCAACGCCATGCTCGATCAGGGCATCCATATGCCCCCGAGCGCGTTCGAAGCTTGGTTCCTGTCCTACGCCCACACCGATGAGATCCTCGATCGGATCATCAGCGCCCTGCCCGCAGCTGCCAAGGCCGCGGCCGCGGTTCCGGAGGCCGGGAAGGCGCAGTCATGA
- the resB gene encoding cytochrome c biogenesis protein ResB, with translation MAGSTEGSETTQPKSGATSTAKQGDKPAAKSTVTQPQLGFLGMCRWAWTQLTTMRVALILLLILALASIPGSLLPQRIQDPGRVNTFLENNGAWGQFLDTIQMFDVYSSVWFSAIYLLLMVSLIGCIIPRSKQHWKAMRSSPPKAPRRLSRMPGYASFASAQGDAETREDADEEFLDAAEARLKKSGYRINRQSDHIAAERGYLRETGNLVFHIALLMATLTMAIGSLFGYEGQRILVEGETFSNSLVSYDSFEPGSYYDADNLPDFRLKLDSFTSTFDDQAAGNQFGQPRSFDAKVTTTADGKTESHLLKVNEPVRVGGVGVYLTGNGYAPEVTVRDAKGDIVQSGPQVFIPDGGDPGYTSEGVIKVPDSAGTQMGFVGVFLPTAAQNQDGELISSFAELRNPYLVMSGYTGDLGLDSGVPQSVYSLDADKMTEMTDASGNPLVIQLAEGDTQKLPNGGSVTFDGVKKYIAVDISQDPTQALMLISAILVLAGLGLSLFIPRRRVWVRIKNGDAEVAALARGEDPMVERAVEDLVKDLRDTDPDEGEHGEDDER, from the coding sequence GTGGCGGGCTCAACCGAAGGCTCGGAGACGACGCAGCCGAAATCGGGTGCGACATCGACGGCGAAGCAGGGGGACAAGCCTGCCGCGAAGTCGACCGTGACGCAGCCCCAGCTCGGGTTCCTCGGCATGTGCCGGTGGGCCTGGACTCAGCTGACGACGATGCGCGTGGCCCTGATCCTCCTGCTCATCCTCGCCCTCGCCTCGATCCCCGGGTCTCTGCTGCCGCAGAGGATCCAGGACCCGGGCCGCGTCAACACCTTCCTGGAGAACAACGGTGCCTGGGGGCAGTTCCTCGACACCATCCAGATGTTCGACGTCTACTCCTCCGTGTGGTTCTCCGCGATCTACCTGCTGCTGATGGTCTCGCTCATCGGCTGCATCATCCCGCGGTCGAAACAGCACTGGAAGGCGATGCGCTCGTCCCCGCCCAAAGCACCGAGGCGGCTGTCCCGGATGCCCGGTTACGCCTCCTTCGCCTCGGCACAGGGAGACGCAGAGACCCGTGAGGACGCGGACGAGGAGTTCCTCGATGCCGCCGAGGCCCGGCTGAAGAAGTCGGGGTACCGGATCAACCGGCAGTCCGATCACATCGCCGCCGAACGCGGCTATCTCCGCGAGACCGGCAACCTCGTCTTCCACATCGCGCTGCTCATGGCGACCCTGACGATGGCGATCGGATCGCTGTTCGGCTATGAAGGTCAGCGCATCCTCGTCGAGGGTGAGACGTTCTCGAATTCGCTGGTCTCCTATGACTCCTTCGAACCCGGCTCCTACTACGATGCGGACAATCTGCCGGACTTCCGGCTCAAACTCGATTCCTTCACCTCCACCTTCGACGATCAGGCGGCGGGCAACCAGTTCGGTCAGCCGCGCAGCTTCGATGCGAAGGTGACGACGACTGCGGACGGGAAGACCGAATCGCACCTGCTCAAGGTCAACGAGCCGGTGCGCGTGGGCGGCGTCGGCGTCTACCTGACCGGAAACGGCTACGCCCCCGAGGTGACCGTGCGTGATGCGAAGGGCGATATCGTCCAGTCCGGTCCGCAGGTGTTCATCCCGGACGGCGGAGACCCCGGATACACCTCCGAAGGCGTCATCAAGGTCCCGGACTCGGCCGGCACGCAGATGGGGTTCGTCGGCGTGTTCCTGCCCACCGCTGCACAGAATCAGGACGGGGAGCTGATCTCGAGCTTCGCCGAGCTGCGCAACCCCTACCTGGTGATGAGCGGCTACACCGGCGACCTCGGCCTCGACTCCGGAGTCCCGCAGTCCGTGTACTCCCTCGACGCCGACAAGATGACGGAGATGACCGATGCCTCGGGCAATCCGCTCGTCATCCAGCTCGCCGAGGGGGACACGCAGAAGCTGCCCAACGGCGGTTCGGTGACCTTCGACGGAGTCAAGAAGTACATCGCCGTCGACATCTCCCAGGACCCGACGCAGGCGCTCATGCTCATCAGTGCGATCCTCGTTCTGGCAGGGCTCGGCCTGTCCCTGTTCATTCCCCGCCGTCGCGTCTGGGTGCGAATCAAGAACGGCGACGCCGAGGTGGCCGCCCTGGCCCGTGGTGAGGATCCGATGGTCGAACGCGCCGTCGAAGACCTGGTCAAAGACCTGCGCGACACGGACCCCGATGAGGGTGAGCACGGCGAGGACGACGAAAGATGA
- a CDS encoding cytochrome c biogenesis CcdA family protein, with the protein MSGLGADFAQTVLSGPLLLAAGAAALAGLVSFASPCVLPLVPGYVGYVTGLSGSSLKDKQTWRVVVGITLFVLGFTVVFVLLGTSFSALGALFSQWQSIILRVLGVIVILAGFVFMGGFGLLQNEHRIRARPKAGLWGAPVLGATFALGWAPCVGPTLSAVLSMSVSFGGDGMIWRGALLAFVYCLGLGIPFILLALAIHKGAGRLEWVRKHQTAIVRAGGIMLIILGVLMASGVWNMWMTSLQGLINGFEVVI; encoded by the coding sequence GTGAGTGGCCTCGGGGCGGACTTCGCCCAGACCGTTCTCTCGGGACCGCTGCTGCTGGCTGCCGGCGCGGCGGCCCTGGCCGGACTCGTCTCGTTCGCCTCACCCTGCGTGCTGCCGCTGGTACCCGGCTACGTCGGATACGTCACGGGTCTCTCCGGATCCTCGCTGAAGGACAAGCAGACGTGGCGAGTGGTCGTGGGCATCACCCTGTTCGTCCTCGGCTTCACGGTCGTCTTCGTGCTGTTGGGAACCAGCTTCTCCGCGCTCGGGGCGCTGTTCTCCCAATGGCAGTCGATCATCCTCCGCGTCCTCGGCGTCATCGTCATCCTTGCCGGTTTCGTATTCATGGGCGGATTCGGCCTGCTCCAGAACGAGCACCGCATCCGCGCCAGACCGAAGGCCGGACTCTGGGGCGCACCGGTGCTCGGAGCGACCTTCGCCCTCGGCTGGGCACCCTGCGTGGGACCGACCCTGTCGGCCGTGCTGAGCATGTCGGTGAGCTTCGGCGGTGACGGAATGATCTGGCGCGGAGCACTGCTGGCCTTCGTCTACTGTCTGGGCTTGGGCATCCCGTTCATCCTCCTGGCGCTGGCGATCCACAAGGGCGCCGGACGACTCGAATGGGTGCGGAAACATCAGACCGCGATCGTGCGCGCCGGGGGCATCATGCTCATCATCCTGGGTGTGCTCATGGCCAGCGGCGTATGGAACATGTGGATGACCTCTCTGCAAGGTCTCATCAATGGATTCGAAGTGGTGATCTAG
- the hemB gene encoding porphobilinogen synthase — MSLVPGTVRPRRLRSTPALRRLVSEVRLHPSELILPMFVKESLSEPLPLGGMPGVVQHTLDSLLEAAREAVAAGVGGLMLFGIPEHKDEIGSQADDPDGILNRALALLARELGDDTVIMADLCLDEFTSHGHCGVLDQAGAVDNDATLDRYASMALAQARAGAEVVGLSGMMDGQVAYCREALDAAGCTDTVIMGYTAKYASAFYGPFREAVDSELKGDRKTYQQDPANGREALRELGLDLAEGADIVMVKPGLPYLDVLAEVAQESIVPVWTYQVSGEYAMIEFAAAAGAIDREKAIEESLIAFKRAGSDAILTYWATEVAQRLQAEAAGHLSNRSADGGR; from the coding sequence ATGTCATTGGTTCCCGGAACCGTCCGTCCCCGCAGGCTGCGGTCGACCCCGGCCCTGCGTCGCCTCGTCTCCGAAGTCCGACTTCACCCCTCGGAGCTCATCCTGCCGATGTTCGTCAAGGAGAGCCTGAGCGAACCGCTGCCGCTGGGCGGAATGCCCGGAGTCGTCCAGCACACGCTGGACTCCCTGCTCGAAGCCGCCCGAGAAGCCGTAGCGGCCGGGGTCGGCGGACTCATGCTCTTCGGCATCCCCGAACACAAGGACGAGATCGGCTCACAGGCCGACGACCCCGACGGCATCCTCAACCGGGCGCTGGCGCTGCTGGCCCGCGAACTCGGTGATGACACCGTGATCATGGCGGATCTGTGCCTCGACGAATTCACCTCCCACGGCCACTGCGGAGTCCTCGACCAGGCCGGAGCCGTCGACAACGACGCCACCCTCGATCGCTACGCCTCGATGGCACTGGCCCAGGCCCGCGCCGGGGCCGAGGTGGTGGGGCTGTCGGGAATGATGGACGGCCAGGTCGCCTACTGCCGCGAGGCCCTCGACGCCGCCGGATGCACCGACACCGTCATCATGGGCTACACCGCGAAGTACGCCTCGGCGTTCTACGGTCCCTTCCGCGAAGCCGTCGACTCCGAACTCAAAGGCGACCGCAAGACCTACCAGCAGGATCCGGCGAACGGACGCGAGGCCCTGCGCGAACTCGGCCTCGACCTCGCCGAAGGCGCCGACATCGTCATGGTCAAGCCGGGACTGCCGTATCTCGATGTGCTCGCTGAGGTGGCACAGGAATCCATCGTGCCCGTGTGGACGTACCAGGTGTCCGGTGAGTACGCGATGATCGAATTCGCGGCCGCCGCCGGAGCAATCGACCGGGAGAAGGCGATCGAGGAATCCCTCATCGCCTTCAAACGCGCCGGTTCCGACGCGATCCTGACCTATTGGGCCACCGAGGTCGCCCAGCGCCTCCAGGCCGAAGCCGCCGGTCACCTGTCGAACCGCAGCGCAGACGGAGGCCGGTGA
- a CDS encoding histidine phosphatase family protein, with amino-acid sequence MTTIHLVRHGEVDNPDGILYGRLPHFGLTERGHEMAARVAEHFASAPNRPVELVASPLLRTQQTIAPLSEALGLPVFDDDRVIEAANSFEGQKLNARRLAEPKNFVRLYNPLTPSWGEPYRQIVLRMGAAMASLRAKLENHGPDAEGVIVSHQLPIWMTRLSGEGRSLVHDPRRRECDLASITSFTFDSSTLVSVSYESICADLQPGTAVAGA; translated from the coding sequence ATGACCACCATCCACCTCGTCCGACACGGCGAAGTCGACAACCCCGACGGCATCCTCTACGGCCGTCTGCCGCATTTCGGTCTCACCGAGCGCGGACACGAGATGGCCGCCCGCGTGGCCGAGCACTTCGCGTCGGCGCCCAACCGGCCGGTCGAGCTCGTGGCCTCGCCGCTGCTGCGGACCCAGCAGACGATCGCGCCTCTGTCCGAGGCCCTCGGGTTGCCGGTGTTCGATGACGATCGCGTCATCGAAGCGGCGAACTCCTTCGAGGGACAGAAGCTCAATGCCAGGCGCCTGGCCGAGCCGAAGAACTTCGTGCGGCTGTACAACCCGCTCACCCCGTCCTGGGGAGAGCCGTACAGGCAGATCGTGCTGCGCATGGGGGCCGCGATGGCCAGCCTGCGTGCCAAGCTCGAGAACCACGGTCCGGACGCCGAGGGAGTCATCGTCTCCCACCAGCTGCCGATCTGGATGACCCGCCTGTCGGGGGAGGGGCGCTCGCTCGTCCACGACCCGCGCAGGCGTGAATGTGACCTGGCTTCTATCACCAGTTTCACATTCGATTCCTCCACACTGGTGTCCGTGAGTTACGAGAGCATCTGCGCGGATCTGCAGCCGGGCACCGCGGTGGCGGGCGCATGA
- a CDS encoding MarR family winged helix-turn-helix transcriptional regulator, with product MTEPRWLSAVDQKAWRSYLNGSQLLSTQLDKELREKHGIGLPEYEILVRLSEHEERTMRMALLATDTTMSRSRLTHSVARMEKRGLLERSAIPEDGRGVNCVMTEAGWQLLQTAAPDHVSGVRSHLVDLLDPEEMEILGRIFTKVFDHMTDIDGS from the coding sequence ATGACCGAGCCCCGCTGGCTGTCGGCCGTCGATCAGAAGGCCTGGCGCAGCTACCTCAACGGCTCTCAGCTGCTCAGCACGCAGCTGGACAAGGAGCTGCGCGAGAAGCACGGCATCGGCCTGCCCGAATACGAGATCCTCGTGCGGCTGTCCGAGCATGAGGAGCGGACCATGCGGATGGCTCTGCTGGCCACCGACACGACCATGTCCCGGTCACGACTGACCCACAGCGTCGCCCGAATGGAGAAGCGCGGACTGCTCGAGCGCTCCGCCATCCCCGAGGACGGCCGCGGGGTCAACTGCGTGATGACCGAAGCCGGATGGCAGCTGCTGCAGACGGCCGCCCCCGATCATGTCTCCGGAGTCCGCAGCCATCTCGTCGATCTTCTCGATCCCGAAGAGATGGAGATCCTGGGTCGGATCTTCACCAAAGTCTTCGACCATATGACTGACATCGACGGCTCCTGA